The DNA segment TGGCCTGAGCGGGTTGACGATCCACCCGAGGTCAGGCCGGCTACGCACGCCAATGACGGCGAACTGATCGTGACGCCAGTCAATCATGCGACGCTGCTCATCCAGATGGATGGCGTCAACCTGTTAACCGATCCGATCTGGTCGCAGCGCTGTTCGCCGGTACAGTGGGCCGGGCCTGCGCGTGTCCACGCGCCTGCCGTGCGATTGGATGACCTGCCGCCGATCGACCTGGTGCTGATCTCGCATAACCATTACGACCATCTCGATCTACCGACACTGGAAGCACTGGAGGCCGCCCACGCGCCCACGGTGATCGTCCCGTTGAATAACGCCTATCTGATCGAGCAGGCCGGCATTCCCCAAGAACGCATCATCGAACTGGACTGGTGGCAGGCGCACGCGCACGGCGCGGTCAACGTCACCGCGACGCCCGCCCAGCACTGGTCTCGGCGCGGGCTGGACGACGCCCGCAAATCGCTCTGGTCCGGTTTCTGGCTCGCCGGCCCTGCTGGCACCGTGTACTTCGCCGGCGACACCGGCTACGGGCCACTGTTCCAGCACATGCGAGCTCGATTGGGCGCACCGGATCTGGCGCTGTTACCCATCGGCGCCTATGAACCACGCTGGTTCATGCAAGCCCAACACATGAACCCCGCCGAAGCGGTCCAGGCGTTTGTCGACCTGGGCGCCGACAAGGCTCTGGGCATGCACTACGGCACATTTCAGCTCACGGATGAGTCGAGAACCGCACCGCTGGAAGCACTCGACGCCGCGCGGCGCGAGCGGCGGATTCCGCCCGACCGGTTCCAGGCCGCCGCCTTCGGAGCGGTGTACCGCCATGGCGCGGCTTCGACACTAGCGCAGGACCGACAGCGCCCCTAGCGATCGGCAGATTCGGGTTTGGTATGGGACCCTAGGGAAGCGCTGATTTATCTGCGCCACCAAGACGGAGCCGGTTTTCGCGCGAGCCCAGGCGGAGTGAGTGCCGCTTGGTCATTCCAAGTCAGCGAACGACAACGCAGGATCGCGGGAAAACCGGCCCGTTCCGTCTGGATTGCGCCTGCAAACAGGCCAGACTGCGTTGCTCGTCGCTCATTTGGAATGACCAAACTTCGCTCCTCGCGCCTTGCCTGGCCTGTTTGC comes from the Abyssibacter profundi genome and includes:
- a CDS encoding MBL fold metallo-hydrolase, with the translated sequence MRRLLVLLASLTASACAPVWDGEPNDHFDGTRFHNDVPVQKSLLDVLRWMLSREPEAWPERVDDPPEVRPATHANDGELIVTPVNHATLLIQMDGVNLLTDPIWSQRCSPVQWAGPARVHAPAVRLDDLPPIDLVLISHNHYDHLDLPTLEALEAAHAPTVIVPLNNAYLIEQAGIPQERIIELDWWQAHAHGAVNVTATPAQHWSRRGLDDARKSLWSGFWLAGPAGTVYFAGDTGYGPLFQHMRARLGAPDLALLPIGAYEPRWFMQAQHMNPAEAVQAFVDLGADKALGMHYGTFQLTDESRTAPLEALDAARRERRIPPDRFQAAAFGAVYRHGAASTLAQDRQRP